A DNA window from Ostrea edulis chromosome 5, xbOstEdul1.1, whole genome shotgun sequence contains the following coding sequences:
- the LOC125652795 gene encoding neuronal acetylcholine receptor subunit alpha-7-like, translated as MFLPICRFNHIDFLQDEKNQVLVTNAWLVHKWIDDRIRWNSSDYSGLYNLRVPAHILWLPDVVLYNNADDYTAGFMPINAMVYDDGTIFWSPPSKLRSSCKVDITYFPFDKQRCPLKFGSWTYNKAQVDITATNGTVDVVGYTSNGEWLLIGHSIERHETKYPISSDIYPDVTVVIVIQRRILYYVLNIIFPCFWLNILSCLTFWLPSDAGEKITLNITVLLSYSVFMLVVAESMPQTSEFVPLIGIYLTISMSTSSLSVIVTVFVLKLHHPGPRPQKVPRWIRILVLGFLSAIVKCTCGGNKKSSKQNQILSSSFSIQDLTDSSSLFLSNHKNVQAEKMKKLADDMMKHIEEDDLIENDSPIKTQEQLSNIDAIMYHLSLIVSQSNKADTEFEIIDEWKEVAHVADRVAFLVFFLVTLSAATVILVIVPSFVYIEKEGL; from the exons ATGTTCCTTCCAATCTGTCGTTTTAATCATATCGATTTTTTGCAGGATGAGAAAAATCAAGTTTTGGTGACCAACGCTTGGCTCGTACAC AAATGGATTGATGACAGAATTCGATGGAACTCGAGTGATTACAGTGGACTGTATAATCTACGTGTACCGGCGCACATCCTTTGGCTCCCGGATGTCGTATTGTACAACAA CGCAGACGATTACACTGCCGGTTTCATGCCCATTAACGCCATGGTATATGATGACGGAACAATATTTTGGTCTCCTCCATCTAAACTCAGGAGTTCCTGCAAAGTGGACATCACGTACTTTCCCTTCGACAAACAGAGATGTCCATTAAAATTCGGTTCTTGGACCTACAATAAAGCCCAAGTAGACATCACGGCCACGAACGGGACGGTGGACGTAGTCGGCTACACGTCAAACGGAGAGTGGCTGCTGATTGGTCATTCTATAGAACGTCACGAAACCAAATATCCAATCAGCAGCGACATATACCCAGACGTTACGGTTGTGATTGTTATTCAGCGAAGGATCCTTTATTATGTTCTTAATATCATATTTCCCTGTTTCTGGTTAAATATTCTGAGTTGTCTCACGTTCTGGTTGCCGTCGGACGCCGGGGAGAAGATAACACTGAATATTACCGTCCTCTTATCCTACTCAGTATTCATGCTGGTCGTCGCTGAAAGCATGCCCCAGACTTCGGAATTCGTTCCGTTAATAG gTATTTACCTGACAATATCAATGTCAACATCTTCCCTCTCCGTTATTGTAACggtgtttgttttaaaacttcATCATCCTGGACCACGCCCCCAAAAAGTACCACGATGGATTCGAATATTGGTACTGGGATTTCTTTCAGCAATAGTTAAATGCACCTGCGGCGGAAACAAAAAATCTTCTAAGCAAAATCAAATCTTGTCGAGCTCATTCTCCATTCAAGATTTGACAGATTCATCATCGTTATTTCTCAGCAACCATAAGAATGTTCAAGCAGAGAAAATGAAGAAACTTGCAGACGACATGATGAAACATATCGAAGAAGATGATCTTATTGAAAATGATTCTCCGATAAAAACACAAGAACAGCTTTCAAATATAGATGCTATTATGTATCACCTGAGTCTTATAGTGTCACAGTCAAATAAAGCAGACACGGAGTTTGAAATCATCGATGAATGGAAGGAAGTTGCACACGTTGCCGACCGAGTTGCGtttcttgttttctttctcGTGACACTCTCTGCAGCAACCGTCATTTTAGTAATCGTCCCTAGTTTTGTGTACATTGAAAAAGAAGGTCTCTAA